The Eurosta solidaginis isolate ZX-2024a chromosome 4, ASM4086904v1, whole genome shotgun sequence genome includes a window with the following:
- the LOC137249516 gene encoding circadian clock-controlled protein daywake-like yields the protein MSSNFFVRHSFQCSLFIAFIVLFSLQWCAFAADFPNPVTKCHFGDEKCMIEQATKLLKKAATGIPEKNIPSLEPWKVAKIETLGDKSKALNVDLVMSNVEFYNYTKASVSGIKGFTKDLSKPMKIVTRNINPHMTIKAHYKINGNILVLPVIGEGEMTMVLDNVKSRFTTTIKAQERNGKHYMSVDNIKIESSVDRVTTEMTNLFNGDKTLSESILEVMNENWRVLSDELTPRINAALAHSLEELLTNFFIDIPYEDYFLTE from the exons ATGAGCTCAAATTTCTTTGTTCGCCATTCATTTCAATGCTCGCTTTTTATAGCGTTTATTGTTCTTTTTTCATTGCAATGGTGTGCGTTTGCCGCAGATTTTC CCAATCCCGTAACAAAATGTCACTTTGGCGATGAAAAATGTATGATTGAGCAGGCTACCAAATTGTTGAAGAAAGCCGCCACAGGAATACCTGAAAAAAATATACCCAGTCTGGAACCGTGGAAAGTGGCAAAAATTGAAACGCTGGGCGATAAGAGCAAAGCCCTTAATGTTGATTTGGTCATGTCTAATGTGGAATTTTACAACTATACGAAGGCAAGCGTAAGCGGAATCAA AGGCTTCACAAAAGATCtcagcaaaccaatgaaaattgtAACCCGCAATATTAATCCACACATGACAATTAAGGCGCATTACAAAATTAACGGTAATATACTTGTGCTACCAGTAATAGGCGAGGGTGAAATGACAATGGTATTGGATAATGTGAAATCACGTTTTACAACCACAATTAAAGCGCAGGAGCGTAATGGCAAGCATTATATGTCAGTGGATAATATTAAAATTGAAAGCTCTGTGGATAG AGTTACAACTGAAATGACAAATCTTTTCAATGGCGACAAAACTCTTTCAGAGAGCATTCTAGAAGTAATGAATGAAAATTGGCGCGTGCTCAGTGATGAACTTACGCCGAGAATAAACGCAGCCTTGGCGCATAGCCTCGAAGAGTTATTGACGAATTTCTTTATTGACATACCTTATGAGGATTATTTTTTGACCGAATAA